From a region of the Theobroma cacao cultivar B97-61/B2 chromosome 8, Criollo_cocoa_genome_V2, whole genome shotgun sequence genome:
- the LOC18591268 gene encoding CST complex subunit CTC1 isoform X4 has protein sequence MEDVKIITVSDLLRHGRSHTGSSSPSPPIISHRSPQPPPGPSTPNPNTNRNALTLLGDAAILVGTLTLPTLTLKCPQQNCLEFSDDSSAICCDIVGLDLRIIGKKIHVLTWNFIHSKHLTGGFLEIVKWEFPDWSHGLSQCSGLIIDSFPLGSGSSESKPRNSKSYQINGRLESVSPVFVVPCSFNESNSCNSMNLRGFLVRIMACECKLCESKESVGVLYQGPDCHSFTEPVVVYFCESAWCWHPAMTKLIGNVVTISGLKKKLIFMGKESDLMFVVAENSVLHLPRLLKKCVPFPRNVVKGNGECGSYTGIVNNVYMQGMVVELDKEVWLLLTDQLLKPPHGLRVGAVISVRNVHFVNPKFSWAKLLVLGACFRTSIKVESFSPLETGCLIVSQSESQLGKFIESLAFSTRLWVLLLVSCFQKKFSGILSGKKILGSKHKKGLAQMFASSHLPSSVFRARHGVLMEFNKHESCGCASEPYHGNLKLVVTISSFIHHCETLWIKTLSQLDIVHPRSCGGKSYPPSKRKTFQSEDLGIVLVGRLKVSPSSGRLQLVDTTGSIDAIIPDLPSNWNPDSIFEVIDYSLTVEGIPESDHLWLFSNESFSCRSIFQCFSSTRTRNLKMFVYFHLCNATSRNLPFYPSLDCQDEVNETGNGTFHLIHITHKFPLLQKFRGDSMITKRSSVFAEAIVLPWYLFLAGKDGTVLPNKVSRDCTGGNCLDHAPRKRHKTDCASSCVSPGFKDNFGIASSEKSTCSSRETCGDQSCPRMSFSHEIPCLATIQGVNNFIFTSSGFLYRTKANAKISVVCKESADKILLEFTSESDLKYQLLQIGGFYLMKHHMEDPFCNIKKNDNFSGFKVLMSSGTYLRRVSFSAEVLTTDRSLHDPSLGDSSLCDDEVLPTDQLLKVASDSSVSDVHLHVSSSLIGLFEINTKELGKGLNVPGRGTNIEENSCLSSGIEAIMTASGLSSDPPGSNCLFPEGNLTSMRGDVIAFHSFDEGSTEFRSSCEDFHDLPHYMFYDGTNGCCIHVSMAHQTVRIFGSVGHHLFPTGFGPGINATFHRILEFRGQNTLMLTPVSVIVINSIRTINEAYRKKCFNLWSSSFMHKAPSTKLVASSGLISELIQCSSGNLNQFRCRVVAVHVLVLEKRKRKCNDLKSNMHSRPLSVDIPLACFVLDDGSSSCCCWANAERAATLLRLHELPPSAFEASGCIGKWVGMQNISRTSTMYRLERILEKHDRITVKNTRSICDSFDQDFSVSVSSGRVLTGSTEDLDFLISVIFNACINTFWTVVAGVMDSNAVSLLKEHLVEMEMPMPPMQNLWATEVCYVNQLAEARDMIQKLVKR, from the exons ATGGAGGACGTGAAAATCATCACGGTCTCCGATCTACTCCGGCACGGTCGTTCCCACACCGGATCATCATCTCCCAGCCCTCCGATCATCTCTCATCGAAGCCCTCAACCGCCCCCTGGGCCTTCCACTCCAAACCCTAATACGAATCGTAATGCCCTTACCCTGTTGGGAGACGCGGCTATTCTTGTTGGAACACTAACTCTCCCAACCTTAACCCTAAAATGTCCCCAACAAAATTGCCTCGAATTCTCCGACGACTCCTCTGCCATCTGCTGCGACATAGTCGGACTGGATCTCCGTATCATCGGTAAGAAAATTCACGTTCTTACCTGGAATTTCATTCATTCTAAGCATCTTACTGGCGGATTCTTGGAAATTGTTAAATGGGAGTTTCCAGATTGGAGTCACGGTCTCAGTCAATGTTCCGGCTTAATAATTGATTCGTTTCCGTTAGGTTCGGGTTCTAGTGAATCCAAACCTCGCAATTCTAAATCCTATCAAATTAACGGCAGATTAGAATCAGTTAGCCCTGTTTTTGTTGTTCCATGTTCATTTAATGAATCAAATTCGTGCAATTCAATGAATCTTCGAGGTTTTCTTGTGAGAATCATGGCTTGCGAATGCAAATTGTGTGAGTCTAAAGAGTCTGTTGGGGTTTTATATCAAGGACCGGATTGCCATTCTTTTACTGAACCGGTGGTTGTGTATTTTTGTGAGTCTGCTTGGTGTTGGCATCCTGCAATGACTAAGCTTATTGGGAATGTTGTCACGATCTCGGGATTGAAGAAGAAGTTGATTTTCATGGGGAAGGAGTCTGATTTGATGTTTGTTGTTGCGGAGAACTCTGTTTTGCATTTGCCTAGATTGTTGAAGAAATGCGTACCCTTTCCTAGAAATGTTGTAAAGGGAAATGGTGAGTGTGGTTCTTATACTGGCATTGTCAATAATGTGTATATGCAAGGGATGGTAGTTGAGCTGGATAAAGAAGTGTGGCTTTTACTAACTGATCAGCTACTCAAGCCACCGCATGGCCTTAGGGTGGGGGCTGTT ATTTCTGTTAGAAATGTCCATTTTGTgaatccaaaattttcttgGGCAAAATTGCTTGTTCTTGGGGCTTGCTTCAGGACAAGCATCAAAGTAGAATCATTCTCACCATTAGAGACAGG GTGTCTTATAGTTTCACAATCAGAGAGCCAGTTGGGGAAGTTCATTGAGTCTTTAGCATTTTCTACCAGGCTGTG GGTACTACTTCTTGTTTCATGTTTCCAGAAAAAGTTCTCTGGGATCTTATCCGGAAAGAAGATTTTGGGATCAAAACAT AAGAAAGGACTTGCTCAAATGTTTGCTAGCTCACATTTACCTTCGTCAGTGTTTCGAGCACGG CACGGAGTGTTAATGGAATTCAATAAACATGAATCATGTGGCTGTGCTTCTGAACCATATCATGGCAACCTGAAGCTG GTGGTAACCATCTCCAGTTTTATCCATCATTGTGAGACCCTTTGGATAAAGACACTGTCACAATTGGATATTGTCCACCCAAGGTCATGTGGAGGGAAATCTTATCCACCATCAAAAAGGAAGACTTTTCAGAGTGAAGACTTGGGCATCGTTTTGGTAGGAAGGTTAAAG GTGTCTCCATCATCTGGAAGATTGCAATTGGTTGACACGACTGGTAGCATTGATGCTATTATACCAGACCTTCCATCAAATTGGAATCCCGACAGCATATTTGAG GTAATTGATTATAGTCTAACTGTGGAAGGCATACCTGAATCAGACCATTTATGGTTATTTAGTAATGAATCATTCTCATGCAGAAGTATCTTCCAGTGCTTTTCATCAACAAGAACAAGAAACTTAAAAATGTTTGTCTACTTTCACCTATGCAATGCAACGAGCAGAAATCTTCCCTTTTATCCATCTTTAGACTGTCAGGATGAAGTAAATGAAACTGGAAACGGAACATTCCATCTTATCCACATAACCCACAAATTTCCTCTGCTGCAGAAG TTTAGAGGTGATTCAATGATAACAAAGAGGTCTAGTGTGTTTGCTGAGGCTATAGTCTTACCATGGTATTTGTTTCTTGCTGGAAAAGATGGAACTGTGCTTCCAAATAAGGTTTCAAGGGATTGTACAGGTGGTAACTGCTTAGATCATGCTCCTAGGAAGAGGCACAAGACTGATTGTGCATCTAGTTGTGTGAGTCCAGGTTTCAAGGACAATTTTGGCATTGCTAGCTCTGAAAAAAGCACTTGTTCTTCTAGGGAGACCTGTGGAGATCAGAGTTGTCCGAGAATGAGTTTTTCTCATGAAATTCCATGCTTGGCTACCATACAAGgtgttaataattttatttttactagtTCAGGGTTTTTGTATAGAACAAAGGCCAATGCAAAGATTTCAGTTGTTTGCAAAGAAAGTGCAGATAAAATTTTGCTGGAGTTCACATCTGAGAGTGATTTGAAGTATCAG ttGTTGCAGATCGGTGGTTTTTACTTAATGAAGCACCATATGGAAGACCCCTTCTGTAATATTAAGAAGAATGATAATTTCAGTGGTTTTAAAGTTCTTATGAGTTCTGGAACATACTTGCGAAGAGTTTCGTTCTCTGCTGAGGTTCTTACAACTGATAGATCATTACATGATCCTTCATTAGGTGATTCTTCTCTATGCGATGATGAAGTCTTGCCAACAGATCAGCTATTGAAGGTTGCCAGTGATTCTTCTGTTTCAGATGTCCATCTTCATGTCTCTTCCAGTTTAATAGGTCTCTTTGAGATAAATACCAAGGAACTGGGGAAAGGCCTTAATGTGCCTGGTCGAGGTACAAATATAGAGGAGAACTCTTGTCTTTCTTCAGGCATTGAGGCCATAATGACTGCAAGTGGCCTGTCTTCTGATCCTCCTGGTTCTAATTGCCTCTTTCCTGAGGGTAACTTGACCTCTATGCGTGGAGATGTGATTGCTTTCCACAGTTTTGATGAAGGTTCTACTGAATTTCGTTCAAGCTGTGAAGACTTTCATGATCTGCCTCACTACATGTTTTATGACGGAACAAACGGTTGCTGCATTCATGTTTCAATGGCCCATCAAACT GTGAGGATTTTTGGATCTGTGGGCCATCATCTTTTCCCTACTGGGTTTGGACCTGGCATAAATGCAACATTTCACCGAATTCTTGAATTTCG GGGCCAAAATACATTGATGTTAACACCTGTATCAGTTATTGTGATAAACTCAATCAGGACTATCAATGAAGCATACAGAAAAAAGTGTTTCAATTTATGGTCATCTTCATTTATGCACAAAGCTCCCTCCACAAAATTGGTGGCTTCTTCTGGTTTAATTTCTGAATTGATCCAATGCTCAAGTGGCAATCTAAATCAATTTCGCTGCAGA GTTGTTGCTGTTCATGTCCTGGTTCTagagaagaggaagaggaaaTGTAATGACTTGAAATCGAACATGCACTCCAGGCCTCTTAGTGTAGACATTCCTCTCGCTTGCTTTGTATTGG ATGATGGGTCATCCTCTTGCTGTTGCTGGGCCAATGCTGAAAGAGCAGCAACTCTGCTGAGGCTGCATGAACTCCCACCATCTGCCTTTGAAGCCAGTGGCTGCATAGGGAAGTGGGTTGGGATGCAGAACATCTCTCGGACCTCCACCATGTATCGTCTTGAAAGAATTTTAGAGAAGCATGACAGGATTACTGTCAAAAACACTAGGTCAATCTGTGATTCTTTTGATCAAGATTTTTCTGTTTCTGTTAGTTCAGGAAGGGTGCTTACTGGCTCAACCGAGGACCTCGACTTCCTGATATCAGTTATTTTCAATGCATGCATCAATACATTCTGG ACTGTTGTTGCTGGAGTGATGGATTCTAATGCAGTCAGCTTGTTAAAAGAACACCTTGTTGAAATGGAAATGCCAATGCCTCCCATGCAAAATTTATGGGCCACAGAAGTTTGTTATGTTAATCAGCTGGCTGAGGCCAGGGACATGATCCAAAAACTTGTAAAAAG